The genomic DNA ATCCTGAGATTCTGTTCCACCTGCTCCACTGTTAATACTTAAAATAGCCGAGCTTGCATCCATCTCACCACTAAGCATACGCTTAAACTCTAAATCGGTTACTGTTTTTTCAACTTTTTTGAATAAGCTTTGTGCTTCTGCTAACATTTGAGCATCACCATCAGCCATATCAACAAAGTCTATGGCATCTTGAATATTCTGTTGCAGCTGATCAAAGGTTCTAACGGTTGTTTCATGACGGCTGCTTTTTTGCTGAATTTTTGCAGCTTTATCGGCATCATCCCAAAAACCCTCTTCTGACATTTGTTGCGCAAGTTCTTTTAGTTCGAGTTTTAACTGATTAACTTTAAAAATCTCTGCTAAAATCTTAATTTTACTTTGCAATGCTTCTAGATCTTGCTTCATAGCCCAAGCTTATACACGATTCCACAACAATACACACGCCAGTAAAATACTGGCGTTTTTTTTTAACTAGTCCAACTGGTTTTTTCGAGTTTGTTTAATTTTTTTTCTAAACGGTTAAGCGTTTTTTCTACAGTGCTTACTTCTTTGCTTAAAGCTTTACTCAACTGCGTAGAGGCTTGTTTTAAAGAATGCTCAACTCTAGAGCCTAACAAAGCTTTACTCCTCTGAGCTCTAGCTTTTACCGCAACTTTTAAATTATTTAATTCGGTTTCTGATAGTTTTTTAACCCGTCCAACTTCATCAATAGATTGATAAACTTGTTTTTCAATATTGGTAGACAAACCATTGGTCATACTCTGGGTTAACTGAATCAAGTTAGAAAATGTATCCATTTTTTGCTGACTTTTTTTATTGTTTTTCCCCCCAGAATAACGAACACTTTGCATGACTCTATGGCTCCTTTTTTTATTTTTTTGAACAATCGGTGTTAATACCGTGATATTAATAACTTAAACGCTAACCGATTTAACGCAAAAGGGCAATCATTTCATATTTTTTTTAAATTATACACCTTGTAAAAACATTATGCTCTAAGCAACTCTCATTATTATCAGACAGCTTTATTTTCCTGAATCACAATACTATCTTCGACTCTAGAATCTTCAAACCTTCATCATCAATATGTTGCTTTAAATCATGTAAAGCTTTTTGTTTTTTTGATAAATCGTTAATTCCGCAAATAAAAGATCCATTGCAGTAATAAAGTCTATAAAAAAAGGGATTCCCCTAAGATATAAAAATGTTGAATCTGTAATTTTTAGATGTTTGTAAACACCGAGCATATCCAGAAAATACTTCCATGCTCGATTGTACTCTTTAAATTGAATCAAATAGCGCATAAAATTATATGTTAGTGATGCCAGATTAATCTGATCCGTGTCAGGTGGGGCTGTTCTATTATCTACTTCATCATTCCAAGCTTTGACTACATTTATAAATTTCTCTTCTGCATCATCAAATTTTTTCAAATATATTAAACAGACTACAGCATTAAAACAATCTATAGATTTTTTAGACCTAATAAACACTTCTTGAAATAATTTAGAGGCAACCTGATACTCTTTTGTTTCAAAGGCTTCTAAGGCTTTTTTTATTAAATCATCTTCTAAAATCAACTTCATATCTCCATAAATAACTTGATCACTCAAAACAAATTTATTTTATCATTAATATTTATGAACTTTATATCATTGCTATAAAATATCCGCGATCCGCAACTGTATATTTTCATAGCCTTGCCAAACATTAATTTCTGGGCGTGCAATAATATCAAACTCATGTTGTTGGCTAGACAAAGATTCAAACTGTTGCCAAAAATCAAAACCAATACAGTCTATGACTTGTCCCTGATTTTCTATTTTAAATTTTAAATGCTTGTTAGATAAGCAACGAACATCAATGGGTTTTACAGTAAACTTAAATAAAGGTTCTTCATGCCCCATACCAAAAGGCCCTAAGTGATTTAACGCTTCTATCAAATCTTTTTTTATAAATTCGTGTTCTAAAACTCCATCATATAACTTTTGAACAATACCTGTATTGGCTTGTTTTTTCATAAACTGCTGACAAGAACTTAAAAACATTGAAAAGTTTTGCATGGCAACACTACCTCCGCCTGCTTGCTTATGTCCTCCATATTGCAACATATGATCTTTTGCATGCTCAAACAAGTCCATCAAATTAAATCCAGAAAAGCTTCTTGCAGAACCTTTGGCAATCTCTCCATCTTCATAAAAAACTATAGCAGGCATAGCAAACTCTTGACTCAACTGTTGTGCAACCAAGCCATTAATTCCTGGATGAAAATCTTTACTACATAAAACAATGCAGCGTTCACCCAAAGATATTTGCCTACGCGCCATATCTTTAGCATTGCTTAAAATGGTCTTTTGTAAACTTTTTCTTTGTGTATTATATGTCTCAAGTTTTGTAGCCAGTTCTGTAGCTTGAATAACATCCTGAGCCAGCAATGTCTCTAGAGCAACATCAGCATAACCTAAACGCGCCGCAGCATTGATTCTGGGAGCTAGCTTGAAACCAACATCTTCACTTAACAATTTTGCCCCTGTAGAAATACCCGCGCAATTTCTCATAGCAACAATACCTGGTTTTTGACTTTTACTTAACTGTCTCAAGCCTTCTTTAACAAACAAACGATTTAAACCTTTTAATGGTGTTAAGTCTGCTATGGTTCCCAAGGCCACAATATCCAATAACTGTTTTAGATTAGGTTCATCTTTTTGATCAAAATAGTGTTTTTCGCGCAAGGCTGATCTAATACCAACACACAACATAAAAGCCACCCCAACGCCGGCCAAGTTTTGATACTCAATATTTTGCGCCAATTGCGGGTTAACAATAATACAGTCAGCGTCAACAGAATCTCCTGCTTGATGGTGGTCTGTGATAATCACATCAATACCAGCTGCTCTAAACTGTTCTATTTCCTCTTTATTAGAAGAACCACAATCACAGGTTATAACCAAATCACATGCTTCTTCTTGAGCAATTTTCAAAGCATTCAAGGACAAGCCATGCCCTTCTTTTAATCTATTTGGAACAAAAGGAACAACCTCAACATTTAAAGATCTAAAAAAATGAGTCAATAAGGCGCATGAACTAATTCCATCCGCGTCAAAATCACCATGAATTAAAAATTTTTTTTCTTTGATCACAGCCGCAGCAATTGCTTGCGCTGCTTGTTCTAAACCAACAATCCCTAAAGGGGATAACATGTGTTGTAAGTTAGGGTCTATATAAAGATCAATATTATCGTCTTTGCTCAAACGATTGGCTGCAACCCTTGCTGCCGCAAGCGGCAGGTCAGTTTTACTTAAAATGCTGTCTAAAACACTTTGATTAACTTGCCGTTCTTGCCAATGGTATTTGGCCATAAAAACCTTAACGCGTTGCTTTTCTTTTTTGAAAATATTTATAAAAATAAATTGTTAATGGTGAAGCTATAAAAATTGTTGAATAGGTTCCAACAACAACTCCAATCGTAAAAGAAAGCGCAAAATTTTCAGTAATCGGACCACCAAAATAGAGCAAAGCAATGGCTGCCAAAAATAATGTGCCAGAAGTAAGCAAGGTACGACTCAAGGTTTCATTAACACTTACATTTACAATGTCTTCAAACTTTTTACCTTTCATGGTCTGTAAGTTTTCTCTCACTCTATCATAAACCACAATGGTATCATTGATTGAAAAACCAACAATGGTCAGGACAGCCGCCACAATTGATAAATCAAACTGTAATTGAAATAATGAAAAAATACCCAATACAAACAAAGCATCATGAACCAAGGCTAAAATTGCCCCTGGAGCAAACTCCAAATCAAATCTAAACCAGATATAAATCAAAATAAGCATAATAGAGAATAGTACAGATCCAATGGCTTGGTTTCGCAACTCTCTTCCAACTTTAGCGCCTACACTTTCGATTTGCAAAACCTCTACATCATCTTTATTTGTTACTGAAGCGGCAAGGCCATCTAAAACTCGTTTTGAAGTTCCAGCAAACTGTACCATCCACTCTTGTTGATCTAAAGAGCCATAAGCTGTAACCGAAGCTACATGCAGCTCTTCAATTCCTAAATCATTGAATTGATTCTTAAGCTCTTCTGGGTCAGAAATACCGCTTCCAAAGACATAGACTCGTTCTTGACCAAATCTTAGCTTTAGATCCTTTGGGTTACCTAAAGCTTGCGAGATGGTTCCACTGTAAGTGCTGTAATCAACCTCTTCTGGTGGTATTCTGATTAAAAACTCCTGACCCCCTTGTTCTCCAAAATCTTGGACACTAGCATTGGACAAGCCCAGTGGCTCTAAAATACTTCTAATTTTTGCAGCATCCATTTCTTGATTAAAACGCACATGCATTTGCGTTCCACCTTTAAAATCAACTCCGTAATTAAGTCCTCGCGTCATCAACAAAAATGCGCACGAAATCAAAATCACAACACTAACCCATAAGGTTACTTTTGAAACTTTTACAAAAGGAACTCGGGGCCTAAGTGGAACTAAACGAAAAAAGCCTAAATTTTTTGGACTCTCTGCTGACGCGCTCATATCGATAACCTCTTGGGTTGAAATTTATTTAAAATCCATTCAAAGAACAAACGTGTAAAGGTTAAAGCCGTAAAATAGTTGGCAATTAGACCAAAGATCAATGTGATTGCAAAACCTTTGATTGGGCCACTTCCAAAATACCATAAAATAACAGCTGTAATCACTGTGGTAATGTTAGAATCTACAATAGTAATATGCGCTCTTTCATAACCTTGTGCAACTGCATCTCTAATACTTTTACCATTAAGCAGTTCTTCTCTAATTCTTTCATAAATAATAACATTTGCATCCACCGCCATACCAATGGATATCAAAATGCCTGCAATACCTGGTAAAGTCAGTGTTCCATTAATCATAGCCAAGCAAGCTAAAATAAATGTTATATTGATAATTAAAGCTGCATTGGCGGCTAAACCAGATAACTTGTAATAAATTGCCATAAAAACTACCACTAAAATTACACCCAGAACAATCGCATTAAAACCATGTTCAATAGAGTCTCTTCCTAACGAAGGTCCTACTGATCTTGTTTCTAAAATTTCGACCGGTGCGGGTAATGCTCCAGCTCTTAAAATAACGGCCAAGTCTTTAGCTTCAGCAAAGGTTTCGCTTCTAGATTTAATTGATCCAAATGTTATCCTTGGTTTGCCATCACTGATGCGACCTTGCAGAACCGGATCAGAATAAACTTTGTTATCTAAAACAATGGCCATTCTTCTACCCACATTTTTACCGCTGATTTCGTCCAGAAGTTGTGTGCCTGCCATATTGTATCTTAAATGAACTTCTGGCCAGTTATTCTCATCAAAACCTATTTGAGCATGATCCAACATTTCACCTGTAATTTTTTTATCTGTTTGAACTAAAATTGGGGTTGTAATATTACCTGCCAAACCTGAAGACTCATTATCCTTAAATAAAAGACGGCGATTATCCGGCAATCTATTGTTTAAAAAACGGTTCAACGATCTGATATCATAGCCGGGCTCAAGTGTTTCATCCGCTTCTTTAACCCACTCCTCTAAAGTTGCTTGAGAAAAACTATCGTCATCAACAATCATAAAAGACAACTGCGCAGTCTGCCCCAAAACTGACTTTGCGCGCTGGGGATCTTCTAATCCAGGCAATTGAACAACGATTCTATCACTGCCTTGAGCTTGGATAGAAGGTTCAGTCACACCAAATTCATCAATACGGTTTCTCAATGTTTCTAAAGCTTGAGAAATAGTCTGCTTTTCAATTTGTCCTTTTCTTTCAGAACTAATCTGAACTTCAAATGTACCTTCTGCAGCAGACGCATTACGAACATCTAAAACTGTCTGTCCTGGCGCGTTTATACGGCTGTAAAAAATATCTTCAAATTTATCAAAATCGCTTGGATTATTCAGTTTAATTTTAATGATTGAACTGTTAAAGTCTCTGCTTACCGATTCATAAAGAATATTTTCACGGTCTAAAAGTTCTTTTATTTCTGTGGCATAATTTTCTGCTTCATCAAGAAGAACACGGTTTACATCCACACCCAAAACCATATGAATACCACCTTGTAAATCAAGACCTAAGTTGATTTTTGATTTTGGTAAATAGGATTTATACTGTTCTAAAGTGGTTTCACTTAAAAAGCTTGGCAAAACAAAATAAATGGCCAATAAAGTTGTAAGTGCTGCAACACTTGCCTTCCATTTCCATGCACTGGACATTTTCATTGTGATTGATCTCCTTTTTTAGCAAATGCTTGTGGGGAATAGTTGGCCGCCACAGCTGATCTTAAAACTTTAATCTTAGTATTTTGCGCAATTTCTAGGCTAATAACACTTTCAGTTACACCTGTAATTTTGCCAATAATACCGTTTTGCAAAATCACTTCATCCCCTTTTTTTAGACTCTCAAGGTACTTTTTATGCTGATCTTCACGTTTTCTTTGTGGCCTAATTAAAATGAAGTAAAAAATCACAAAAACCATGAGCATAGGGAACATAGCTGAAAAAATATTACCAGAATCTGCTGCCTGTTGACCGTTAGAGGCCATTGCGTAAACATTTGAAATCATAGTCGCACTCTTACCTTAGGCTTGAAGTAGGGTCAATTTTTCTTTAAGATCTTTTGCTATACATGTCATTTTTCAGCGCTAAGCCTATATATCAGTTAGAACTTTTCCATTTTGCTAGATAATCTCGTTTAAATTCTACAAACCTATCCTCAAAGATAGCTTCTCGAATTTTTTGCATCAAACTCAGATAATAATGAATGTTATGAATGGTATTTAAACGTATACCTAAAACTTCTTTGCATCGATGAAGATGATGCAAATAAGCTAAACTATGATTTTGACAGGTGTAACACTTACAGTTTATACTTATAGGCTCGTCCATCAAGGCATACTGTTTTTTTTTGATCATGATTTGACCATAATCTGTAAACAAATTGCCATTTCTAGCATTGCGGGTGGGCATCACACAGTCAAACATATCCACGCCCCTATCTACAGCTTCTATAATATCAATAGGCGTACCCACTCCCATCAAATATCTTGGTTTATCAGAAGGTAAAATCTCTGTGACCACATCAACACTCTCATACATCAAGGGTTTTGCTTCTCCTACACTTAACCCCCCTATAGAATAACCAAAGCAATCTCTCTGTATGGTCTCTTGGGCACTGAACTTTCTCAACTCAGGATCCGTGCCACCTTGGACAATACCAAACATTCTTTGATAATCCTGCAAAGGAACGGTTAAGGCTCTGTCCAACCATCTTAATGTTCTTTGCACTGATTCAATGATTTTACTTTTTTCAGTAGGAAGCTCAATACACTGATCCAATGGCATAACAATATCTGAGCCAAGTTTTTTTTGGGTTATAGTTACACTTTCAGGTGTAAAAAATATCTTACTGCCATCATGATGAGATCTAAACTCAACCCCTTCTTCACTTATTTTATTCAAGGCAGATAAACTAAACACTTGAAACCCACCGCTGTCTGTTAAAATACTCCTATCCCAATTCATAAAGCTATGCAGCCCACCTAAAGCCTTTACGGTATCTTCCCCAGGCTTTAAATAATTATGATAAGTATTGGATAAAATAATTTGTGCTCCACATGTTTTTAACTCATCTTGGGATAAAGTTTTAACCGTTGCATTGGTCCCTACGGGCATAAAAACTGGTGTTGCAATCTCGCTGTGTTTTGTTGTTAATGTGGCGACCCTGGCTTTACCAGCTTTAGCTGTTTTTATTAGTTTAAAATCCATAATCGTTTTTAATGCTGAATTAACATGCAATCACCATAGCTGTAAAACATATACTGTTTTTTAATGGCCTCTTGGTACAATTGCATGAGCTTGTTTTGTTGATCATCATTGATAAAAGCCGAAACCAAATGCAGCAAGGAAGTCTGCGGAAAATGAAAATTGGTGAGTAAAGCAGTAGCAACAGGGCTTTGCCATGGATAATGAATAAATAAATCACACACACCCTCAACATCCTCTTCAGGCATCCCCAATTCATACCACCATTGTAAACTTCTAATACATGTTGTACCTACGGCTAAGATTTGTTTACGTGCCGCTTTGGCTTTTAAAAGTGAGCTTGCTGCTTGTTTAGACACAAAAACACGCTCTTCATGCAATTTACCTTCAGCCCAATTTTTTTCACTTAAGGGCTGGAATGTCCCCCAACCCACATCCAACTGAATCTTAACCAACTCTACACCTTTATCTTCTAAAGTTTTTAAAACCTTATCGGTAAAATGTAAGCCTGCTGTTGGCGCTGCTACCGCACCGCCTTTTTCTGCAAAAGTTGTTTGATACCCCTCTTCATCAAGAAGACTGTCTTCACTTTCATCATAATGTTTACGCATTTTTCTAATATACGGTGGAATGGGTAGTTTGCCGTATTCAAGCATCAAAGCTCTAACATCAGTAAAACTTTTATTGATTTCAACAAGGGCTAAACCGTTCTCTAATTTTTCAAGTATTTTAAAATCAAATTGACCTTGCTCATAAACAAGCATAGGTTTTGTTTTTCTACCAGAAACAATGGCTTCCCAAGTAGATGAAATTTGATGTTTAGATAAGCATTTAAGTAAGACCAGTTCTTCTAATTTAGATTTGTATTGCCAAGTAAACCTTGCTTTTAAAACTTTGGCATTGTTAATTAAACATACATCGCCTTTATCAAAAAACTGGGCAATCTGACTGACTTTTTTATGCTCTATTTGGTCTTTGTTAACCTGATAACACAACATTCTTGCCGAAGCTCTATCGTTTTTTGCTTGCCTTGCAATAAGTTCCTGAGGTAACTCAAAATTAAAATTGATGTCTTTTTTCACACTTCTACCTAGCAAAATGATAGTTTAAAACTTATGTTTTTTTCAATTTAAAAGTTTTGCCAGTCAGTTGCGAAAGCTTAGCATGAACCAACTGCATATCTTCCCAGACATATTTCTTGGCGCTAGGGTTACGTAATAAATATGCAGGATGATAGGTTGGCATCAATGCAATGCCTTCATACTCAGCAAATTGGCCTCTTAATTTTGATATGGGTGTCTCGGTTTTTAGCAAGGTATGTGCAGCAAACTTACCCACACAACAAATAACCTTTGGTTGTATGCTTTGAATCTGTTTAATTAAAAATGGTTCGCATTGTTCTATTTCTTCTGGCTCAGGGTTTCTATTTTCAGGCGGCCGACATTTAATGATGTTGGCAATATATATTTCTTCTCTACTTAAACCAATGGCTTCAATTATTTTTGTTAATAATTGCCCAGCTCTTCCTACAAAAGGTTCCCCTTTAATATCTTCATCTCTTCCAGGTGCTTCCCCTACAATCATTAAATCTGCGTTCTTATTACCTACGCCAAATACAATGTTTTTTCTAGTTGAATGCAGTTGACACCGTTGACAATTGCCCAACTCTTGATAAACATTCTCAAGAGTTTTGACTTCTTTTGCAGAGGTCTCCTTATTTGATGCAACTGTTTTATTTTTTATAGTTGGAGTACTTTTATTACTGCTTTGATGATTTTTTGTCTTATCTAACTCTAGCATAAGATGATTTTGCCCTCTTCTCTTTATATCTTTTAAAAAGCTTTCAATATATTCCAACTCTATTGCCATAAAACCTATATATGGTTTTTTATCGTGAAGGGCAACAATCAAAATAAAAACCCTTTTAAACTAATAATTCAGTGATCTATAAAAGGCTCTACCTTTATAAATTATTTGGAAAATCACTAAACAAGCCATTGAAAACAATAGACTATAAATATAAAGGTGATCATCAAATTTAACTTCATGAACTCCAAATTTATCTATTTCATTTAAAAGCTGTAAAAAGTAAATGTTTAAGCTATGCAATTGTTGACTAAAAAATTCAATTAAATAGGCTGTGTCTAGTAAAACAATCAATAGCGTAAAGATGCAGTATATTGCTAAAATAACAGAAAACATTGGGATAAGCAGAAGATTAATAAGCCAAGCCATAGGGTTTAATGTGGAAAAAATAAAACCGGTTAAAATCTGACTCAAAGAAAAAATTCCTAACGATAGCTTAAGTGATAGATAATATGACTTACCCTTTTGATAAAACAATAAAATAGCGCCAACACAGGTAAATGAATAATAAAATGATAGTGTCCGAACTTGCTCTTGATCAAATAAAAACAAAGCCAAGGCTGAACAAAAAAGCACACTCCATCCTGAACAGATAACCCCTAAGTTATGCATAACTTTTCCTAAAATAATAAACAAATACGCCCGTTGAGCAGAAACAGGAAAATTAATCAAACATAAATATGCTCCCCCTATAACAATAGATAACAATGAATCAACCAGATCAACACGCACTCTTCGAATGAAATAAATACTATAAAAAATCAATTTCAAAATACAATTTTTTATAAACAAAACAATCAAGGCAAAATGTATCCCAGAAACAACCAATAAATGACCGATTCCCAAACGCCGAAATACTGTTTTCAGATCATTAGAAATATAATGTTTATTTGCAAAAATACTTGCTTGAACTAAAGAAAAATCTGTCTCAGATAGAAACCTTAATTTATAAGCAATAGCGTTATACATGTCATTTAAGACTGGTTTTTTAGAATTATTTAAGTCAAACCATTGTTTTACATAAACTTTAATTTTATTGCTTTTGTTCACATAAAGCTTTCCAACAATGATTTTCTTTGTCCCAAGATCAGGGATACGGATGGATGGAAAATAAAGTGTCGCTTTGATTTTATGTTGGGTTATACATTTATCAAAAATTTCAGATGAAATACTTGTAAGGTCTGAACTAGAATACAAAATTTTATTTAACTTAGCTTCTGTGACTATATCGTATTTACCAGGTTTATATTCACATGATAACACGCTTTGATTTTGTTTTTTTACCAAAACAAAAAGCAGACTTAAAATTAAAACAACAATGATAGGTAAACAATATTGGAGACACCACTTTATCACAAACAAGAAATAGCATGTATTATGCCAGAATTATGATTTATCACTTTGATTGTTTGCATTAAAAAAGTCATAAACCATTTTTGCTGCTTTACTCCCTAAAGACTCAACTTGCATTAAAGCGTCAAGGTCAGCATTTTGAATATTTTTAAGGCTTTTAAAATGCTGCAACAATAGCTTTTGTTTTTTTGGACCAATTGTAGGAATTTTTGACAAATCACTTTTTAAAGTAGTTTTGTTACGTTTTTTTCTGTGATTTTTTAAACCAAAGCGATGCGCTTCATCACGAATGCTTTGCAATAGGTTGGCCATTTTAGACCCTGGTTTTAAAATAATTGGATTTTTTTGATTGGGAATAAATATTCTTTCTGGAGCATTGTTTTTTCCTTGACTGGTTTTCCATTCTTTTTCTTTTGCAATTGCAATAACATCAATATGGTCAATTCCCAGATCATTCATTATTTTTAATGCCTGAGACATCTGTCCTTTACCACCATCAATTAAAATTAAATCTGGATCACTTTCACCATCAAGTTTTGATAAACGACGTTTAAAAACTTCAAACATCATGGCAAAATCATTTGAGTATTGACTTTCTTTTACATTATAAAAGCGATACTGACTTTTATCCGCTTCGCCATCTACAAAAACGACCTTTGATCCAATAGATGCAGAACCATGAAATGTAGAAATATCATAACCTTCAATTTTCTTTGGATAGTTTTTCAGTCTAAATTTACGTTCAATCTCTTGTAAAACCTCAACATTGCTTTGACTTTTGCGCTTTTTTTCTAAGAAAATAATTTTAGCATTTTTTTTTGTCATCTCTAACAGCTGATTCATTTGCCCTTTTTGAGGCACCTGCACACTCACTTTACTCCCTTTTAAATCTGACATTGCACTGGCATAAACATCTTGATCGGCGACTGATCTTTCTATGAAAACTTTTTGTGGATATTGTTCATAATCATTATTATCTGATAAGTAATAAGATCCAAAAAACGCTCCCAGTATCTCTTCATAAAATTGAATTGATTCTTCATATAAAAAATCCAATGTATTACTGATACGACCTTGTCGCATTGATATCACTTTAACAACACTTGCAGTTTCATCTCCAAACACTGCAATAAAATCTATGTTTTTATGTGGATGCTTATGATCAATTGCTTGAGGTTTTAATGTTTTTTCTATTGCTGACAATTTATCTCTATAGATTGCTGCTTGTTCATATTCAAAGGCTTTAGATGCTTGATTCATCTTTTCTGACAAATGATTAATAAGTGAGTCCTTGTTTCCTTTTAAAAATTTTTTTGCATCAATTACATCTTTTAAATAATCTGAATCATTAATATAACTCACACATGGCGCTGAACATCTTTTAATTTGATATCTCAAACAAGGTCGTTTTCTTTGTTTAAAAAAATAATCTGTACAATCTCTAATTTTAAAAATTTTTTGAACTTCCTTTAATGTTTCTCTTACTGATTTAGCGGAAGAATATGGACCAAAGTATTCACCATCACCTTTTTTAATTTTTCTGGTAATGTAGAGTCGTGGGAAATGATGTCCACTCATTTTCAAACTGACATAGGATTTGTCATCTTTTAAATCTATATTATACTTTGGCCTATGACTTTTAATCAATGAACTCTCAAGTAAAAGTGCTTCTTTTTCGGTTTCAGTCACCAGCCAATCAATATGACTTACTTTAGGAATAAATATTTTAACGGATGGTCGCTCATCAGAGTAGGCATTGACATAGGACTTTAATCGGTCAATCAATTTATTGGCTTTACCAATATATAAAATCTTACCGGTAGAATCCTTCATTATATAAACACCTGGCAGGTAAGGTGCTCTTTTAATTAAGTCAACAACTGACTTTTTCATTAAAGTTTTCTTATATTCAATCTTCTTTGTCATGGGTTAATCAAAGTAATCAACAACTGAATCATATTGCCCACTTTCATCAATATCAATAATGAATTGATCATTAAAGGTTTGACCTACAGCAGTCACACTATTTTCATCAACTAACACTGGTTTGTAGTTTAGCTTGGGCTTTTGACAAGATAA from Oligoflexia bacterium includes the following:
- the recJ gene encoding single-stranded-DNA-specific exonuclease RecJ, with the protein product MAKYHWQERQVNQSVLDSILSKTDLPLAAARVAANRLSKDDNIDLYIDPNLQHMLSPLGIVGLEQAAQAIAAAVIKEKKFLIHGDFDADGISSCALLTHFFRSLNVEVVPFVPNRLKEGHGLSLNALKIAQEEACDLVITCDCGSSNKEEIEQFRAAGIDVIITDHHQAGDSVDADCIIVNPQLAQNIEYQNLAGVGVAFMLCVGIRSALREKHYFDQKDEPNLKQLLDIVALGTIADLTPLKGLNRLFVKEGLRQLSKSQKPGIVAMRNCAGISTGAKLLSEDVGFKLAPRINAAARLGYADVALETLLAQDVIQATELATKLETYNTQRKSLQKTILSNAKDMARRQISLGERCIVLCSKDFHPGINGLVAQQLSQEFAMPAIVFYEDGEIAKGSARSFSGFNLMDLFEHAKDHMLQYGGHKQAGGGSVAMQNFSMFLSSCQQFMKKQANTGIVQKLYDGVLEHEFIKKDLIEALNHLGPFGMGHEEPLFKFTVKPIDVRCLSNKHLKFKIENQGQVIDCIGFDFWQQFESLSSQQHEFDIIARPEINVWQGYENIQLRIADIL
- the secF gene encoding protein translocase subunit SecF yields the protein MSASAESPKNLGFFRLVPLRPRVPFVKVSKVTLWVSVVILISCAFLLMTRGLNYGVDFKGGTQMHVRFNQEMDAAKIRSILEPLGLSNASVQDFGEQGGQEFLIRIPPEEVDYSTYSGTISQALGNPKDLKLRFGQERVYVFGSGISDPEELKNQFNDLGIEELHVASVTAYGSLDQQEWMVQFAGTSKRVLDGLAASVTNKDDVEVLQIESVGAKVGRELRNQAIGSVLFSIMLILIYIWFRFDLEFAPGAILALVHDALFVLGIFSLFQLQFDLSIVAAVLTIVGFSINDTIVVYDRVRENLQTMKGKKFEDIVNVSVNETLSRTLLTSGTLFLAAIALLYFGGPITENFALSFTIGVVVGTYSTIFIASPLTIYFYKYFQKRKATR
- the secD gene encoding protein translocase subunit SecD translates to MKMSSAWKWKASVAALTTLLAIYFVLPSFLSETTLEQYKSYLPKSKINLGLDLQGGIHMVLGVDVNRVLLDEAENYATEIKELLDRENILYESVSRDFNSSIIKIKLNNPSDFDKFEDIFYSRINAPGQTVLDVRNASAAEGTFEVQISSERKGQIEKQTISQALETLRNRIDEFGVTEPSIQAQGSDRIVVQLPGLEDPQRAKSVLGQTAQLSFMIVDDDSFSQATLEEWVKEADETLEPGYDIRSLNRFLNNRLPDNRRLLFKDNESSGLAGNITTPILVQTDKKITGEMLDHAQIGFDENNWPEVHLRYNMAGTQLLDEISGKNVGRRMAIVLDNKVYSDPVLQGRISDGKPRITFGSIKSRSETFAEAKDLAVILRAGALPAPVEILETRSVGPSLGRDSIEHGFNAIVLGVILVVVFMAIYYKLSGLAANAALIINITFILACLAMINGTLTLPGIAGILISIGMAVDANVIIYERIREELLNGKSIRDAVAQGYERAHITIVDSNITTVITAVILWYFGSGPIKGFAITLIFGLIANYFTALTFTRLFFEWILNKFQPKRLSI
- the yajC gene encoding preprotein translocase subunit YajC; amino-acid sequence: MISNVYAMASNGQQAADSGNIFSAMFPMLMVFVIFYFILIRPQRKREDQHKKYLESLKKGDEVILQNGIIGKITGVTESVISLEIAQNTKIKVLRSAVAANYSPQAFAKKGDQSQ
- the tgt gene encoding tRNA guanosine(34) transglycosylase Tgt; this translates as MDFKLIKTAKAGKARVATLTTKHSEIATPVFMPVGTNATVKTLSQDELKTCGAQIILSNTYHNYLKPGEDTVKALGGLHSFMNWDRSILTDSGGFQVFSLSALNKISEEGVEFRSHHDGSKIFFTPESVTITQKKLGSDIVMPLDQCIELPTEKSKIIESVQRTLRWLDRALTVPLQDYQRMFGIVQGGTDPELRKFSAQETIQRDCFGYSIGGLSVGEAKPLMYESVDVVTEILPSDKPRYLMGVGTPIDIIEAVDRGVDMFDCVMPTRNARNGNLFTDYGQIMIKKKQYALMDEPISINCKCYTCQNHSLAYLHHLHRCKEVLGIRLNTIHNIHYYLSLMQKIREAIFEDRFVEFKRDYLAKWKSSN
- the queA gene encoding tRNA preQ1(34) S-adenosylmethionine ribosyltransferase-isomerase QueA, producing the protein MKKDINFNFELPQELIARQAKNDRASARMLCYQVNKDQIEHKKVSQIAQFFDKGDVCLINNAKVLKARFTWQYKSKLEELVLLKCLSKHQISSTWEAIVSGRKTKPMLVYEQGQFDFKILEKLENGLALVEINKSFTDVRALMLEYGKLPIPPYIRKMRKHYDESEDSLLDEEGYQTTFAEKGGAVAAPTAGLHFTDKVLKTLEDKGVELVKIQLDVGWGTFQPLSEKNWAEGKLHEERVFVSKQAASSLLKAKAARKQILAVGTTCIRSLQWWYELGMPEEDVEGVCDLFIHYPWQSPVATALLTNFHFPQTSLLHLVSAFINDDQQNKLMQLYQEAIKKQYMFYSYGDCMLIQH